The sequence below is a genomic window from Harmonia axyridis chromosome 1, icHarAxyr1.1, whole genome shotgun sequence.
gaacgaataatttcaatttctaatGTAACTCTTCTAAAATTCAGTTTATGAACCTGAAGGAAAGATGTGCATTATGGCCAAAAGTACcgttttttcaattgttttttcgGTTgaatttcaacaccctgtaaatcCGAAACAAATCCTTGTTGACCTATAGTTTATCGATAAAAATAGTGttgtttttataatttgaatCCATGGTCAACGTATGGCGGTTTACTTTCGGAACAACCTGTGTATTCGCGGTATGTTTTCGCCCATTCCCAATTGGGAACAACAGGGAATGGCTATTCGATTAATCCGGGATGGTTACTTCGATCTCGGAGATAATAAAGTTACGGTTTAACCGAGCCGTTGATTCCTTATTAGATGAGGATTTATAACTATTTCAATTGACGGTAATTAATTGATATCAAGGTGAATTTCAGATCGATAACTCCTTCGCAATGGAGATTCAAACGATCTAGACTATTGTTACTTATGAATTAaccaatatttaatttattcatttatcttattcaatatgaatattagaaatagaggtttttcaaataagaggtttcattttgaatagcctgctatctaGACCACTGCCTTTTTTTTGAAGATGTCTTAACCTGACATAAAAACTAATcgattactgaaaatggaacaatacacgaattgaaattgttaaaattcacaacATTAGATTCATCCAATACGAGAAAATGTGATAATTTTAGAGGTattcaaaaaatcattttcaaagaaCGATTACAATAattaacattgaaaataataaactagtTGAAAAACCGAAGACTGTGAGTGAAATGAAACTTTTGTTTTCCATATGTATTTAAAActgtggaaattattttcatataatttccaTCCATTCTGAATCTATCTAtcagaatataatagaggaaacGATACTTCAATAGTGTATTGTCATTGCATACCGACCAGTATATTCCATATTTTCCATAATGTCATACAATTACAATACATATTAATTAATTGAGTATTCACTAATAGAATGTTATGTATTCCACACTACTGGTCCTGCTGTATCCATTTGCGGTATTCAACAATTCTGATAATCTGTGTTTCAGAAGTTTCGGCCGTTAGGCAAACAAGTATGCGAAGGATTGAGCAAGCACAGGAATGTTCAGGCGAGGGATTCCAAGAGGACATAATGTTCTTCGTAACTTGAACGGTTCCGATACCTCAAATCGTAATCAGACGGTCTAAGATGACTTCGACCTTTCCCGCAGAAGAGTACGGATTTCCTTTCTTCAACAATTTCACGACAGAGGGAGCCCTGCCCAACTTTTCAACCAGTTTTTACAACGACAGTTTTCAAggtgaatttcagaaaaatattttatggctAAGAAGAGCCTAATTCGACACTTTTGAGTGGAGAACCTAGATAGACAAAAAGTGATATCGGGCAaaatttttatagaattttattgttccagagttatgaattattttattgtataatttattttctatttcaaattttttcattccataaAATGATTTGGAAACTTTTCTTAACGAAGAACACAATggtatttaataaaaaaaatcaaaatagaacATTGTACAGATCTTATATTAAAGGAtcatgaaattcaaaaacgtaaaaattaaaaatttaaacacccaacaaatatagttttttcaaagaatttttctATAAGATTCTATAAGAATCGTTAAGATTCTTGAgaattttaaggtttttaagattcttaaagtttttaagattcttaagatttttaagattcttaaggtttttaagattcttaaggtttttaagattcttaaggttgttaagattcttaagattttcaagattcttaaggcttttaagattcttgaggtttttaagatttttaagatctttaaaattcttaaggattttaagattcttgaggttttaaagcttcttaaggtttttaagattcttaaggtttttaagattcttaaggtttttaagattcttaaggttttcaagattcttaaggtttttaagattcttaaggtttttgagattcttaggatttttaagattcttaaggttttaagattcttaaggtttttaagattcttaagtttttaaagattcttaaggtttctaagattcttaagatttttaagattcttagggtttttaagattctaaagatttttaagattcttaagattcttaaggtttttaagattcttaagatttttaagattctcaatgtttttaagattcttaagatttttaagattcttaatgtttttaagattcttaagatttttaagtttcttaaggtttttaagattcttaagatttttaagattcttagggtttttaagatttttgaggtttttaagattctcaagatttttaagattcttaaggtttttaagattcttaaaatttttaagattcttgagattcatttttatattgaaaaaacgatttttttggtgaaatcaACGAATATTCATTCTATTGTAAAAAGGAAGGATTAACGATAGAAAACGATACCAGCCAAGTGACCGcccttttcatgaaatattccaGTATCAATTCGCGactgtaggtacatttgtcctCAAAAACTTCACAAACTCCATTTTTAAGGTCTTGAGACGATTCTGAAGCATTGGCAAAGACCTTATATCCTTTATGTAGCCTTAAATAATGAAGTCTGAAGGTGTTATATCTCAAGATCTCCGTGGATTCATTTaacattggaaataataaacccaaCTGTgtgaaataatcaaattttttttcagagacGAATAGATTCATCCTTCCAGTATGGCGTCAGGTTTTATGGACCATTCTTTATGGCAGTATGGTCATAGTAGCAACTGGAGGCAACCTGATAGTGATTTGGATTGTTTTAGCCCACAAACGAATGAGGACAGTCACGAACTATTTTTTACGTAAGTCATCGATTTCAGATTTTTCGATTTGTTTTCTAATTGACTTCAAAGTTTTTGATAGAAGATTTTTCAACGAAAATTACATATGACTTTATGTTCTGAAACCCTTCTCCTTTCAGGTCTTTTGGAGTTATTTCTGATATGGggcaattttttgaattatgaaattCGACTTAATATCTCTTTCGACTTGTTCTAAATTGTCatcacaaaatattgaaaaacgatagGAAAAGATTCATAACGATAGGATTTGTATTTAATGATGAAACTAATGGCAAGATAAGGTTCAAGAATCGCAGcggatgttgaaaaaaaaatgaaaatactgtCTATGACTCATTTCCGATCTTCACAACAAGATTCGTATTCTCTCGCATTCCTCATCATTCAAGAAACCGGTTGCCATATTACATGAGATTGTAGCATATTAATTGAAATTGTGCAAGAACCGGCTAATTTTCTATATTACGTTATTCAATAGTTATCTATTAATTCATTAGAAGTATATGCACcgatagttaaaaaaaaatcatatcctATATTATCGGTTCATAAGATAACAACACAAATGAAGGTTCTACAAATTTCATCACCATATGGCGAAATCCATTATGTTTTCGCTTGAACAGCTGTTTTTACGAGAAATGCTTATTCGAGGAAACAAAACAACATATACCTACTGACATTTTCCGGAGTGTTTGGTTCTTAGTTAAAAATTCAAGCGAATATCTGAAAAactaatcaatatttcattggGATATATtcgtgtatataaaaaataacaatttgtacctttcaacaaaatttcattttgagctatttttttgaagaagttcctTTTTAGCAAATATAAGATATACAAGGcgtcctaaattggaggtacaaacgaaaatgattcCTAGGatcatttttagaaaaaaaagtcctaagaCATGGTCctacaaacgctttgttttcggaatacatttttttttctcatagccccatccccttcacaaaatattcaacttaaatttggcaaagatatttcaatttaaagttttcatcgtgTGCTATGTGAATTTTGAATGTGAATATACCAAATGTGTaggaagattaatgaagattcgataaactggcataatcatcacaaaaaagtaggactacgaAAAACACCACGTATCTCAATAACAAAGCGCTTGCGGGTTcatatttataggacttttttcttgaaattatcctctcattttcctttgtacctacAATTTAGGACCACCCTGTATGAATAACAAGAAAAGAAAGTAATTTCCACTTTGTCTTATTCAATCAAACGTAGATATGTACCTAGTGAAAATTAATAGAACCTAAACTGTAGTGATATGGAATATCCTGGGAATTAGGCCGAAACTTGGACAAACGCGAAACTTTATACCTCACGCGGTTggttcatttcaattatgtaTTTATCATAAATGTACTTGTTGCAGTGAACCTGTCCATAGCAGACACGATGGCTTCGACCCTTAACGTGACCTTCAACTACGTCTACATGCTGAATTCCCATTGGCCTTTCGGCGAGTTATACTGCAAAATCACGCAGTTCATTGCGATGTTGTCGATCTGCGCTTCGGTCTTCTCACTGATGTCCATCTCTATTGACAGGTTGGTATGCAAGCAGATCTCCGAatcgataaaatgattttaagaAATGCCCAGACACTTCGAAATAAGGTACAATTTCAATTGTAGGTAGTAGATGCCTCAAAAGAAGTTCAAGTCAAAAAAAaacgattgaaaaaaatttgacttttTTGCCAGAAAATTGCTCGTGGCTCAGTCTCATTGGACATGAAAGAATTTGCTGCATCCTACGAGAACCATGTTCTTTGGTAAAGCAAAGCCATATGAGTTGaggccgagagatgttgaacggcgtttgtttgttcattacgataatcccaagcgcagaaaatcatggggatatctcggccatgctttcacgtcggcGGTCGAACCGTTTCCAAGAggatgctcagtatttggcggGAACAGTTCGGCGAAGTGTAttgtgagttgttaaaaccgactgaatcgatcacaggcgatcgttgtcGAAcacaatcaatgcgtttgagccgagcattgaaagacaaacggtcgcaatacaacgagagacattatagagtgattttacagcatgacactGCTTAACCCCATgttacgaaagtggtcaagtcatacttggaaacgttgaaatggaaagtcctaccccaccggCCGTAATATCCAGACGTTGCTGACACGGACTATCActcgtttcgatcaatggcacacggcctggctgaccagcacttctggtcttatgaagagataaaaaattggatcgattgtTGGATAGctccaaaagatgaccagttctttcaacgcgggattcgtacgctgcccgaaagatgggaaaaactAGTGGCCAgcgcgatgaacaatactttgaatcataaatgtctaaccagtttttcacaataaagcctcaaatttcggaaaaaaacggcggaaccAAAGTTTTACGCTCATGTACATTCAGGTGTCTAGTCCTTTTTTACGGTTGATCTACGAGCAGAACATACTGTAGATCACAAATACGTCAGTTTAATACCCGCGATGTCAGTTATTTTTCTGGGTTCTACCTCGTCCATCCTACCCCAAACATAACTGAAATATTGACGAAGTAAAAGCAACTCATTAAACGCCAGGTTACGACTGAAGACAACATAATCATCATAATCAACTTGTTGATTGGGTATAGAAAAACGAGCGATTTGTCGCATTCACCACGGTATCAAGCTGTGCCTTCCAGCTAGGCGGAGAGGTCGTGCCAACATGAATAAACCAAAAACCGCCTCGCACAGTTTAAAACGCGAATTTAATTCGCGACTTTGGGGAAATTTATTCCTCCTAATTCAATTCGTAGGGAACAACGTGGGCCCGATCCGAAATATTGGCGAGTTTGTTGATCGCCCCACCCCCGCAACTTTCAAAGGAGAGAGGTTAATTTCTAATGAATGTTTGCCTTTGAGATTGGCGACTTCGGCCGGGAGTATGCTAATTTGAGTGAGGGGAACTCTGACATCGCTTCAGGACTTGTTTAATTCGATTTTCCCGTTTCCCAGGTGCAAGGTGTTTTCATGTCGATGAGGCAAACACGATTATATTGCGATATACAGCGTTTGAATTATTGCATTTTCGATAATGTTGCTTGCGCAACAAAGAAGAATGATGGTCATTTTACGAATGAAATGAATCATTTAATTTCGACGTCGATTCATCTGGGACATTCTTTGTGAAACCCAATTCATTCCTGATGTATATTTTCAGGCTGAATggttgtgaattattttttaaatgaaagtcAATAAGATTCCAACGATATAAAGTCTTTTCCAAAAAGAGGGTTCATTttaaatagcccgctatctggacaaCTGTCATTTTTGAAGAtgtcatcttttgatatttgacaagtagaataaaataaaataaataaaaacaataaaaacttcaacaattcattgaaattgttcaaattcaatacaaaaatggtggacattttgCAGTAACTCCAGTTCGAAAGACTAAAGCACATTTAGGTtttcgtgaagcaccttctcatTAGTTAGTCTCATTGACAGGATTGCGCTACCAGGATATGatttatgattttgttatggCCGGAACTACAAGACATCGATGTGGATGACGTTTATTTACAACAAGACAGGTTACCTGCCATACAAGCAACAAACcaattgaaattttgcaagaaaaaattccttctcgaagaggtgatcaaaattggccaccgagatcttgtgagtCTACACCTACAGACTATTTTCTTTGGAGCCACGTGAAATGCCCATACACTTAGATGTTCGGTTTCCCCCTTTCCAAGTATCTAATTTCGAAAACTGGACCTCATACCAATCGCGTTCGCAGGTACATGGCCATCATGAAACCTCTACGTCCCCGCATGGGACGCACAGTCACCTTGCTCCTGGCCTTGAGCACCTGGGTCGTCGGCTTCATCGTCGGCCTGCCATCCTGGCTCTTCTACAAGACCTACCATTTCCCCATCTCCGACACCGAGGAAAGGATCATCTGCTTCTCTGAGTGGCCGGACGGCATGACCAACGAGTCCATGATGGAGTACAGGTGAGAAAATACACTAAAACGATTGATGGGGACCGTACCCCTATCATACACATACCGTACGTACGCACGTACCATTTTCGACTCGTATCCTAACATACACATGCCGTGTCATGGCACTTACTGTTAAGTATCTTCTATCTAATAGAGTGGATGGAACTCACTACCGGACCACATTGTCTGCGCCCCAAGTGTCAATATCTTCAAGAACCAGCTTGAtggactgttttttttttcataatttgtttttttttaaactgtaTATGTGTTTTCACGATATCTTTTCTCGTATCTCATacatgaaatttctgtttcGTTTTTGTGGAGTTATGGGATTCGGCCTCCTCCTTTCtctattgtaataataataatgttagtATCGTTTCCTACTTTTCTTATTTCCACCGATACCTTTTCGAGCAGCTTCTTCTAAATCTTCAATCTTTCATTATTTAATTAATTCTCCGAATGGGTGCCTTATTGAGGAACCATACGTacagtaaaaaaataaaaacttccAGTGCTTTATTGAATGTTATTTTTCGGGATGGAACCGCCAGGTGTCGAAAATGTTACGTTACTTGCACGATGAAGCGACCTTTACACACGCCTGTTATTTCAGCTACAACCTGGCCTTTCTGTTCGTGACATACGTGGTTCCCATCGGATCGATGACGTTCACTTATGCCAGGATAGGAAAGGAGTTGTGGGGATCGCAGAGCATCGGAGAGTGCACACAACGACAGATGGAGAACATCAAGAGCAAACGAAGGGTAGGCGAGCGAAGCTCACTCGTCTTCAAATCTAATCGAACCTATGGTGAAAAAAAACGTACTGGGAACATAACCATTTCTTCTTATCATTTGAGTGCAGTAAAGAGAAAAAGTCAGACGGGGTCGTATCAGGGAAATACGGTTGTTCGATGAGAATTGTTGGGTTTTTGATCAGCAATTCGATCACTATTGTTACATCTTCGGTTGattaaatcgactaataatcaaTACATTT
It includes:
- the LOC123681652 gene encoding tachykinin-like peptides receptor 99D encodes the protein MTSTFPAEEYGFPFFNNFTTEGALPNFSTSFYNDSFQETNRFILPVWRQVLWTILYGSMVIVATGGNLIVIWIVLAHKRMRTVTNYFLLNLSIADTMASTLNVTFNYVYMLNSHWPFGELYCKITQFIAMLSICASVFSLMSISIDRYMAIMKPLRPRMGRTVTLLLALSTWVVGFIVGLPSWLFYKTYHFPISDTEERIICFSEWPDGMTNESMMEYSYNLAFLFVTYVVPIGSMTFTYARIGKELWGSQSIGECTQRQMENIKSKRRVVKMMMVVVIIFAVCWLPYQLYFIVTSYFPDITNTPYIQETYLAIYWLAMSNSMYNPMIYCWMNARFRRGFKQFFSCLPCVHVTPATLTRREVLTGRKRSCSGSPDHNRITRNGTLRITFMTTRPSPTASTNTCYSNVQDDATSQAFSKRKWSGMEMKQFPSS